The following coding sequences are from one Anolis sagrei isolate rAnoSag1 chromosome 6, rAnoSag1.mat, whole genome shotgun sequence window:
- the FZD8 gene encoding frizzled-8 has protein sequence MDRASLLALLALLLPLLPAWVGSSSSSSSSSSSSSASAASSSSSSSSSSSSSCQEITVPLCKGIGYNYTSMPNQFNHDTQDEAGLEVHQFWPLVEIQCSSDLRFFLCSMYTPICLEDYKKPLPPCRSVCERAKAGCAPLMRQYGFAWPDRMRCDRLPAQGDPETLCMDYNRSEAATPQPPRPPQPPPQPPKPPRKPALLPPQPPKPPPKAPLPPPCEPGCRCRAPMVSVSSERHPLYNRVQTGRIPNCALPCHNPYFTPDERAFTAFWIGLWSILCFLSTFATVSTFLIDMERFKYPERPIVFLAACYLFVSLGYLVRLVAGHEKVACSGGAATAGPSGASGASAGAAVAVGGRGAAGGAAELQPELAGAEHVRYESTGPALCTVVFLLVYFFGMASSIWWVILSLTWFLAAGMKWGNEAIASYAQYFHLAAWLLPSVKSIAVLALSSVDGDPVAGICYVGNQSLENLRGFVLAPLLIYLAIGSMFLLAGFVSLFRIRSVIKQQGGPTKTHKLEKLMIRLGLFTVLYTVPAASVVACLFYEQHNRPRWEATHNCPCLRDQQPDQARRPDYAVFMLKYFMCLVVGITSGVWVWSGKTLESWKALCTRCCWASKGTAAAVASGNIGAVVGNGGMGGMVTAAAVGGLGGGAGSMYSDISTGLTWRSGTASSVSYPKQMPLSQV, from the coding sequence ATGGATCGGGCTTCCCTCCTGGCTCTCCTGGCGCTTCTCCTGCCTCTCCTCCCGGCCTGGGTgggctcctcttcttcttcctcttcgtcctcctcctcctcctcggcgtccgctgcctcctcctcgtcctcctcctcgtcctcgtcctcctcctcgtgCCAGGAGATCACGGTCCCGCTGTGCAAAGGCATTGGCTACAACTACACCTCGATGCCCAACCAGTTCAACCACGACACGCAGGACGAGGCCGGCCTGGAGGTGCACCAGTTCTGGCCGCTGGTGGAGATCCAGTGCTCGTCGGACCTGCGCTTCTTCCTGTGCAGCATGTACACGCCCATCTGCCTGGAGGACTACAAGAAGCCCCTGCCGCCCTGCCGCAGCGTCTGCGAGCGGGCCAAGGCCGGCTGCGCCCCGCTCATGCGCCAGTACGGCTTCGCCTGGCCCGACCGCATGCGCTGCGACCGCCTCCCGGCCCAGGGAGACCCCGAGACCCTCTGCATGGACTACAACCGCAGCGAGGCCGCCACCCCGCAGCCGCCTCGGCCCCCGCAGCCGCCACCCCAGCCGCCCAAGCCGCCCCGCAAGCCGGCCCTCCTCCCCCCGCAGCCTCCCAAGCCGCCCCCCAAGGCGCCCCTCCCTCCGCCCTGCGAGCCGGGCTGCCGCTGCCGCGCCCCCATGGTGTCGGTCTCCAGCGAGAGGCACCCGCTCTACAACCGCGTCCAGACGGGGCGCATCCCCAACTGCGCCTTGCCCTGCCACAACCCCTACTTCACCCCCGACGAGCGCGCCTTCACCGCCTTCTGGATTGGCCTCTGGTCCATCCTCTGCTTCCTCTCCACCTTCGCCACCGTCTCCACCTTCCTCATCGACATGGAGCGCTTCAAGTACCCCGAGAGGCCCATCGTCTTCTTGGCCGCCTGCTACCTCTTCGTTTCGCTGGGCTACCTGGTCCGCTTGGTGGCCGGGCACGAGAAGGTGGCCTGCAGTGGTGGGGCGGCAACGGCAGGGCCTTCCGGTGCTTCGGGCGCATCTGCAGGGGCAGCGGTTGCAGTGGGAGGTCGCGGGGCAGCAGGAGGTGCCGCTGAGCTGCAGCCAGAACTGGCCGGTGCTGAGCATGTGCGCTACGAGAGTACGGGCCCGGCGCTCTGCACCGTAGTCTTCCTGCTGGTCTACTTCTTCGGCATGGCCAGCTCCATCTGGTGGGTCATCTTATCCCTCACTTGGTTCCTGGCAGCAGGCATGAAGTGGGGCAATGAAGCCATCGCCAGCTACGCCCAGTACTTCCACTTGGCGGCCTGGCTCCTGCCCAGTGTCAAGTCCATTGCGGTGCTGGCCCTCAGCTCAGTGGACGGCGACCCCGTGGCTGGCATCTGCTATGTGGGCAACCAAAGCTTGGAGAACCTGAGGGGGTTTGTGCTGGCCCCTTTGCTCATCTACTTGGCCATCGGCTCCATGTTCCTGCTGGCCGGCTTCGTCTCGCTCTTCCGCATCCGGAGCGTCATCAAGCAGCAGGGCGGGCCCACCAAGACCCACAAGCTGGAGAAGCTCATGATCCGGCTGGGGCTCTTCACCGTTCTCTACACTGTCCCGGCGGCCAGCGTGGTGGCCTGCCTCTTCTATGAACAGCACAACCGGCCCCGCTGGGAGGCCACCCACAACTGCCCTTGCCTCCGGGACCAGCAGCCTGACCAGGCCCGCCGGCCGGACTACGCTGTCTTCATGCTCAAGTACTTCATGTGCCTGGTGGTGGGCATCACTTCCGGGGTGTGGGTCTGGTCTGGGAAGACGCTGGAGTCCTGGAAAGCCTTGTGCACGCGGTGCTGCTGGGCCAGCAAAGGGACAGCTGCCGCCGTGGCCTCTGGGAACATTGGTGCTGTCGTGGGCAACGGCGGCATGGGGGGCATGGTGACAGCAGCAGCGGTGGGGGGACTCGGGGGCGGAGCGGGCTCCATGTACAGTGACATCAGCACCGGCTTGACGTGGAGGTCTGGCACTGCCAGTTCGGTCTCATACCCAAAACAGATGCCCTTGTCCCAGGTGTAA